A single genomic interval of Lathyrus oleraceus cultivar Zhongwan6 chromosome 7, CAAS_Psat_ZW6_1.0, whole genome shotgun sequence harbors:
- the LOC127106686 gene encoding uncharacterized protein LOC127106686, translating to MQSLKLRPLLFYPPFSSNSFQSFLLSFSTAFLSTPKNQYSKETTFIFDFLNSNFKLPKSQSIYISKRLSGTTFPQNPLSVINFFKQIGFSQTQIQTIIRQRVQLLFSDVDKTLRPKVDLFQQLGFQGSDLCGFISRYPTILTASLNKTLVPSVEAIKKIVRNEKDLIQVLCKCGWILPKYPLFVSNIAFLESCGIVGDQVLILLKRHSRLLSFSQSAIRNYVLQAVELGFHQNSRMLIHGLQTISGLSKKTFKRKLDIIQSFGFSNDETLQMFKKSPALLRASDKKLKVGIEFFLHTVMLPKPALANRPMILMYSIEDRVFPRYRVFQLLKSQNLCKVSSFVYVLCLSEDMFLNKYISKFKENTEALLIAYKGHHIAGGTM from the exons ATGCAATCTCTCAAGTTACGCCCTCTTCTTTTTTACCCCCCTTTCTCTTCTAACTCATTTCAATCCTTTCTCCTTTCATTTTCTACTGCTTTTTTATCAACCCCAAAAAACCAATACTCAAAAGAAACCACTTTTATATTTGACTTCCTTAATTCCAACTTCAAATTACCTAAATCTCAATCCATTTATATCTCTAAACGTCTTTCAGGAACCACCTTCCCTCAAAACCCCTTGTCTGTAATCAACTTTTTCAAACAAATTGGGTTTTCTCAAACTCAGATTCAAACTATCATTCGTCAGAGAGTTCAATTACTGTTTTCAGATGTTGATAAAACTCTCAGACCTAAAGTTGACCTCTTTCAACAATTGGGTTTTCAGGGTTCTGATTTATGCGGCTTTATATCAAGGTATCCAACCATTTTGACTGCTAGTTTGAACAAAACATTGGTTCCCTCAGTGGAAGCTATTAAGAAAATTGTACGCAATGAGAAAGATCTCATTCAAGTTTTGTGCAAATGTGGTTGGATACTCCCAAAGTACCCACTATTTGTTTCCAACATTGCTTTCTTAGAGAGCTGTGGCATTGTCGGGGATCAGGTTTTGATTCTACTCAAACGACATTCAAGGCTTTTGAGTTTTTCACAATCTGCTATTAGAAACTATGTTTTGCAAGCTGTAGAATTGGGTTTCCATCAAAATTCAAGAATGTTGATTCACGGGCTTCAGACAATAAGTGGTTTGAGCAAGAAAACATTTAAGAGAAAGCTGGATATAATTCAGAGTTTTGGGTTTTCTAATGATGAGACCTTGCAAATGTTCAAAAAGTCTCCAGCTTTACTAAGAGCATCAGACAAAAAATTAAAGGTTGGAATTGAATTCTTCTTACATACAGTTATGCTACCAAAGCCGGCATTGGCTAACCGGCCTATGATTTTGATGTATAGCATTGAGGATCGAGTGTTTCCTAGATATAGAGTTTTTCAGCTTTTGAAATCACAAAATCTATGTAAGGTTTCCAGCTTTGTTTATGTGTTATGCTTGTCCGAGGACATGTTCTTGAACAAGTATATATCAAAGTTTAAAGAAAATACAGAGGCGTTATTGATAGCTTACAAGGGACATCACATAGCAGG TGGGACGATGTAA